GACCGCCGGCGCGATCGCGTCCAGAAAGGCCGGATCCTGGTACGCGCTGCCGTGGTGGGCGACCTTCAACACGTCGGCCCGCAGCCCGTGCGGTGGCAGGTGTTCCCGCAGCGCCTCCTGCTCCTCGGTCTCGGCGTCCCCGGCGAGCAGGATCCGCACCCCGGCCACGGTGGCCCGCAACACCAGGGAGTTGTTGTTCGGGTCGGACCTGGTCCCCCGCATCGGGTAGGGCGGACCGAGGACCACCAGGTCGACCGCGCCCGCCTGGTACCGCCACCCGGCCGGGGCGGCCACCAGAGGCGTGCCGTTCGCGGCGGCCGTGTCGTGCACCAGGTCCCGCCCCATCTCCGGCTCCGGCCAGCGAGGTGTCACCACCGTGTCCACCCGACGGTCCCGGAAGACCCCGGCCACTCCCCCGGTGTGGTCGACGTGGAAGTGACTGATCACCAGGAGTGGCACCCGCCGTACGCCGAGCCGGCGCAGACAGGCGTCCGCCGCCGCCGGATCGGGTCCGGCGTCGACCACGACGGCGCGCCCCGCCGCCACCGGCAGCAGCACGACGTCGCCCTGACCCACCGCGCAGGCGACGACCACCCACCCCTTCGGGGGCCAGCCCGGCGCCGCCACCCGCACCGGCAGGGTGCCGACCACGACGGCTGCGGTCAGCACCGCCGCCAGGCGGCGCACCACCGGCCGCCGCGCCGCCACCAGCAGGGCCACCGTCAGCGCCGCCAGCAGCAGTGCCCCGGACACGCCACCCGGCCAGGGCAGGTTGCCGGCCGGCACGCGGGCCCCGTGCCGGGCCACCAGCACCAGCCACCACGCCGGCCAGTGCGCCAGCCAGGCGACGGCCTGGGCACCGGCGGGCCAGACCGGCGAGATCGTCGCGGCCAGCACCCCGAGCACCGTGGCCGGGGCGATAGCGGGCACGACCAGCAGGTTCGCCGGGACCGCGACCAGACTGACCGTGCCCGACAGCCCGGCGATCACCGGGGAGCAGGCCAGTTGCGCGGCGGCCGGTACCGCCAGCGCCTCGGCCGCCCCCGCCGGTACGCCCCGTCGACGCAACCCGTCGCGCCATCGTGGCGCGAGCAGCAGCAGACCACCGGTGGCCAGAACCGACAGCGCGAAGCCGGCGTCCCCGGCCAGGTCGGGGTCGACGAGCACCAGCACCGCCACCCCGGCGGCCAGGGCCGGCACTGCCGCCCGAGGTCGCCCGGTGGCCAACGCGGCGAGTCCGATCGCCCCCATGGTCGCCGCACGCACCACGCTCGGCGAGGGCCGGACCAGGATGACGAAGCCCACCAGGGCGAGCCCGCAGAGGACGACGGCCAGCGTCGGACCGGCGCGGGCCCAGCGCGCCGCCAACAGCACCGCCCCCACGACGATCGCCACGTTGGACCCGGAGACCGCGTTGAGATGCGTCATGCCGGTGGCCCGGAAGTCCTCCTCGACCGTGTCGGGCAGTGCGCTGGTGTCGCCGACGACCAGACCGGGCAGCAGGCCGCCCGGGTCGTCGGGCAGCGGCGCGCAGGCGCGTTGCAGACCGGCCCGCAGCAGCCCGGCAGCCCGTTGCAGCGCCGACGCCGACCCGAGCCGGACGGGCTCGCCCTCGGCCAGCAGCACCGCACCGGTCAGGTCACCGCCACGCGGCTCGGTCAGGCGGCCCTCGGCCGTGATGCGCTGCCCGGGCAGCAACCCGCGCCAGGCGGGTTCGTCGGCGAGCACCAGCACCCGGGCCGGCGCGGTGACCCGTTGCCCCGTCGCGCCGGTGACGCCCACCAGCCGGGCCGGCACCAGCAACGTCGGCGGGCGGCCGACGATGCCGCCGCGTAGCGCCCGGGGATCGTCCCGGACGACCAGCTCCGCGGTGACCTGCCCGCCCTCCTCGACCAGGGCGCGCAACGGACCGGCGTCCCGCACCGCCAGTCGGGCCGAGGTCGCCGCACCACCGCAGACGATCCCGATCAACGCCGCCACCACGATCCAGCCGTAGCGTCGGGTGACCGCACCCTGCCGCCCGGCGAACCCGAGCAGGTGCACCGCGACCAGCATCGCCACGGTCGCCGCCACCCCGGCCACCAGCAACGTCCGCCCCGCACTGAGGTGCAGTCCGGCCAGGGCGGTGAGCCAGGCCGCCACGGCCAGCCCGGCCAGCCGGAGATCGGGAACCGTCGCCTCGGCGGTCACACCGTCACCAGGTCCTTCAGCTCTTCGTACCGGGCGTCGCCGATGCCGTTGACCTGACGCAGGTCGCTGACGGCGCGAAAGCCGCCGCGCTGGTCGCGGTGCTCGATGATCCGCTGTGCGAGCACCGGTCCCACCCCGGGCAGCGCGTCGAGCTGCGCGAGCGTGGCCGTGTTCAGGTTCACCCGGCCGCCGGGTACGGCACCGGGTACGGCGACACCGGGCGCCGGGGCGGCCGGTGTCGGCGCCGGTACGCCGACCACGATCAACTCACCGTCGGTCACCTTGCGGGCCGGATTCAGCATCGCCACGTCCACCCCGGGCAGCGCTCCACCGGCCGCCTCGACGGCGTCGGCCACCCGAGCCCCGGCCGGAAGCCGCACCAGACCCGGCCGACGCACCTTGCCCGCGACGGCGACGACCACCTCACCGACGGGTACGGCCGACGGGTCGGTCACTTGCTCGTCACCGGTAGGAACGGACGGGTCCCCGGTGTCGGCGACGCCACTGGGACCGGTGACCGTGACGACCGGCTCGACCTGCGGACGGGACCGCCACGCCCAGACGGCGGCGACGACCACGACCAGAATGGCGACGACGGCGAGCACCCGGACCCCGCGCCGCCCGGGGTCGAACGCCCCGGGCCCGGGCAGCCGGGACGGTGCCGGCGTCGCGTCGGCATTC
Above is a window of Verrucosispora sp. NA02020 DNA encoding:
- a CDS encoding ComEA family DNA-binding protein; translation: MVTDPYPAAARTGRSSAEAQTNADATPAPSRLPGPGAFDPGRRGVRVLAVVAILVVVVAAVWAWRSRPQVEPVVTVTGPSGVADTGDPSVPTGDEQVTDPSAVPVGEVVVAVAGKVRRPGLVRLPAGARVADAVEAAGGALPGVDVAMLNPARKVTDGELIVVGVPAPTPAAPAPGVAVPGAVPGGRVNLNTATLAQLDALPGVGPVLAQRIIEHRDQRGGFRAVSDLRQVNGIGDARYEELKDLVTV
- a CDS encoding ComEC/Rec2 family competence protein — encoded protein: MTAEATVPDLRLAGLAVAAWLTALAGLHLSAGRTLLVAGVAATVAMLVAVHLLGFAGRQGAVTRRYGWIVVAALIGIVCGGAATSARLAVRDAGPLRALVEEGGQVTAELVVRDDPRALRGGIVGRPPTLLVPARLVGVTGATGQRVTAPARVLVLADEPAWRGLLPGQRITAEGRLTEPRGGDLTGAVLLAEGEPVRLGSASALQRAAGLLRAGLQRACAPLPDDPGGLLPGLVVGDTSALPDTVEEDFRATGMTHLNAVSGSNVAIVVGAVLLAARWARAGPTLAVVLCGLALVGFVILVRPSPSVVRAATMGAIGLAALATGRPRAAVPALAAGVAVLVLVDPDLAGDAGFALSVLATGGLLLLAPRWRDGLRRRGVPAGAAEALAVPAAAQLACSPVIAGLSGTVSLVAVPANLLVVPAIAPATVLGVLAATISPVWPAGAQAVAWLAHWPAWWLVLVARHGARVPAGNLPWPGGVSGALLLAALTVALLVAARRPVVRRLAAVLTAAVVVGTLPVRVAAPGWPPKGWVVVACAVGQGDVVLLPVAAGRAVVVDAGPDPAAADACLRRLGVRRVPLLVISHFHVDHTGGVAGVFRDRRVDTVVTPRWPEPEMGRDLVHDTAAANGTPLVAAPAGWRYQAGAVDLVVLGPPYPMRGTRSDPNNNSLVLRATVAGVRILLAGDAETEEQEALREHLPPHGLRADVLKVAHHGSAYQDPAFLDAIAPAVALVPVGAGNTYGHPNEAVLARLSRGGARVLRTDLDGDVAVVVGPSGLAVVAGGVDLTRANR